In a genomic window of Hymenobacter chitinivorans DSM 11115:
- a CDS encoding putative LPS assembly protein LptD produces MSAPAGADRPSAVGADTTRGRRPLAAAADTSRTGDSLRVSARPKGDIETTIKYSAKDSIRFEVQEKVARLYNKSNIDYGDMELKAQRITVDYSKNLLTAEGAADTTGKVLGKPVFKDGGGTYTAGRINYNFKTKRGKIAEAVTQQGEGYLHAETIKKNELNEIFGRNGRYTTCNLENPHFFINATKMKVIPKEKVVTGPFNMVIGDIPTPLGFLFGYFPTPGKSRASGLLFPTFGQTSDRGFALRNGGYYWVVNDNVGVRLTGDIYSGVGNSFGGYNLMAETQYLKRYSYNGLFNFSYSSRPPDIILPSPSVNTNLEYRKPRSARTLWVNWSHTPTPRPGGGRFSASVAAGSPDFNRQNSYDPRRYLAAAFNSTIQYSKTIRNSPVNYNVQLTQSQTTNGIMTFTLPSLTVGVARQNPYEWFGLAPQGRFYEQFSISYDLQARNELSNQVTARTLPNGLPLLGGTNEGSVIPVRFSNLRPFLRNARNGMQHNFQISLGSYPVLKHIILQPSVRYQQYWFGQRLTYSYNDVARAIRIDTVRGLNVVSEIAGGLSLSTNVYGTLVRKGTHKIQAIRHKITPNISYSYSPDYTQRSSLNWVNPVLGDLANSQGQPYNVRDARTGRILNPVSFSRYNNSLYSVPNGIRASLISFSVDNQVEMKVRNNNDTTGTTPFNKVSLIDGLSLGTTYNLVADSLNLAPLNMSFHTQVARKLSVTANASFYFYQRDSTGREINRFLFDQPNRRLARLNNANLSLTYQFNPSQGKKKSVVKRDVAPTNILGSPNQINPYEEYVDFDIPWELNSSFQLNYTDPGPIPTRRNYIRPRPISSASLQLNGSVKLTPNFRFGYTTSYDFISKRPVAPNLDFYRDLHCWQISGYWAPFGEFRGYGVTISAKSSLLQDLKLNRNRSFWNR; encoded by the coding sequence TTGAGCGCCCCAGCCGGCGCCGACCGTCCTTCCGCGGTGGGTGCCGATACGACCCGGGGGCGCCGCCCGCTGGCCGCCGCCGCCGACACCAGCCGCACCGGCGACTCGCTGCGCGTGTCGGCCCGTCCCAAGGGCGACATCGAAACCACGATTAAGTACTCGGCCAAGGACTCGATTCGGTTTGAAGTGCAGGAGAAAGTGGCCCGGCTTTATAATAAGTCGAACATCGACTACGGCGACATGGAGCTCAAGGCCCAGCGCATTACCGTCGACTACAGCAAAAACCTGCTCACGGCCGAAGGCGCCGCCGATACGACTGGTAAAGTTCTCGGGAAGCCCGTGTTCAAGGATGGGGGTGGCACTTACACGGCTGGCCGTATCAACTACAACTTCAAAACCAAGCGGGGCAAGATTGCCGAGGCCGTTACCCAGCAGGGTGAGGGCTACCTGCACGCCGAAACCATCAAGAAAAACGAGCTGAACGAAATCTTCGGCCGCAACGGGCGCTACACCACCTGCAACCTGGAGAATCCGCACTTCTTCATCAACGCCACCAAGATGAAGGTCATTCCCAAGGAAAAGGTGGTGACCGGGCCCTTCAACATGGTTATCGGCGACATTCCCACGCCGCTGGGCTTTTTGTTTGGCTACTTCCCCACGCCGGGCAAAAGCCGGGCCTCGGGCCTGCTCTTTCCCACCTTCGGCCAAACTTCGGACCGGGGTTTTGCCCTGCGCAACGGCGGCTACTACTGGGTCGTCAACGACAACGTGGGCGTGCGCCTAACCGGCGACATCTACTCGGGCGTGGGCAACTCCTTCGGGGGCTACAACCTGATGGCCGAAACCCAGTACCTGAAGCGCTACTCCTACAACGGGCTGTTCAACTTCTCCTACAGCTCGCGCCCCCCGGATATTATTCTGCCCTCTCCCTCGGTCAATACCAACCTGGAGTACCGCAAGCCCCGCTCGGCCCGTACGCTGTGGGTCAACTGGAGCCACACGCCTACGCCCCGGCCCGGCGGGGGCCGATTTTCGGCCAGCGTAGCCGCGGGTAGTCCCGACTTCAACCGGCAGAACAGCTACGACCCGCGCCGCTACCTGGCCGCGGCCTTCAACTCGACGATTCAGTACTCGAAGACGATTCGCAACTCGCCGGTCAACTACAACGTGCAGCTCACCCAGAGCCAGACCACGAACGGCATCATGACCTTTACTCTGCCCAGCCTCACGGTGGGCGTGGCCCGGCAAAACCCTTACGAGTGGTTTGGACTAGCCCCTCAGGGCCGCTTCTACGAGCAGTTCTCCATCAGCTACGACTTGCAGGCCCGCAACGAGCTCAGCAACCAGGTGACGGCCCGCACCCTGCCTAATGGCCTGCCCCTGCTCGGCGGCACCAACGAAGGCAGCGTAATTCCGGTGCGGTTTTCCAACCTGCGACCTTTCCTGCGCAATGCCCGCAACGGCATGCAACACAACTTCCAGATTTCGCTGGGCAGCTACCCCGTGCTCAAGCACATCATTCTGCAGCCTTCCGTGCGCTACCAGCAGTACTGGTTTGGGCAGCGCCTCACGTATTCCTACAACGACGTGGCCCGGGCCATCCGCATCGATACCGTACGGGGCCTCAACGTCGTGTCGGAAATAGCCGGGGGCCTGAGTTTGAGCACCAACGTGTACGGGACGCTGGTACGCAAAGGCACCCACAAGATTCAGGCTATCCGCCACAAAATCACGCCCAACATCAGCTACAGCTACTCGCCCGACTACACCCAGCGCAGCAGCCTGAACTGGGTAAATCCGGTTTTGGGCGACCTGGCCAACAGCCAGGGCCAGCCCTACAACGTGCGGGACGCGCGCACGGGGCGGATTCTGAATCCGGTAAGCTTCTCACGCTACAACAACTCGCTCTACTCGGTGCCCAACGGGATTCGGGCCAGCCTGATTTCCTTTTCGGTCGACAACCAGGTGGAAATGAAGGTGCGCAACAACAACGACACCACCGGCACCACGCCCTTTAACAAGGTGAGCTTAATCGACGGCTTAAGCCTGGGCACGACCTACAACCTGGTGGCCGACTCCCTGAACCTGGCCCCGCTGAATATGTCGTTTCACACCCAAGTGGCCCGCAAGCTGAGCGTGACGGCCAATGCCAGCTTCTACTTCTACCAGCGCGACTCCACTGGCCGGGAAATTAACCGGTTCCTGTTCGACCAGCCCAACCGCCGCCTGGCCCGCCTCAACAATGCCAACCTCTCGCTGACGTATCAGTTCAACCCGTCGCAGGGCAAGAAGAAGTCGGTGGTGAAGCGCGACGTGGCCCCGACCAATATCCTGGGTTCTCCCAACCAAATCAACCCCTACGAGGAGTACGTGGACTTCGATATTCCCTGGGAGCTGAACTCGAGCTTTCAGCTCAACTACACCGACCCTGGCCCCATTCCTACGCGCCGCAACTACATCCGGCCCCGCCCGATCAGCTCGGCCTCCTTGCAGCTCAATGGCTCGGTGAAGCTCACGCCCAACTTCCGCTTTGGCTACACCACCAGCTACGACTTTATCAGCAAGCGGCCGGTGGCGCCCAACCTGGACTTTTACCGCGACCTGCACTGCTGGCAGATTTCGGGCTACTGGGCGCCCTTCGGCGAATTCCGCGGCTACGGCGTGACGATTTCGGCGAAGTCGTCGTTGCTGCAGGACCTCAAGCTCAACCGCAACCGCAGCTTCTGGAACCGCTAA
- a CDS encoding N-acetylmuramoyl-L-alanine amidase family protein encodes MRNIVALCLSGLLFLSGSSGAVVPGAPGVPRPKYHLRTVVLDAGHGGKDRGCTGVKAREADVALKIILELGQLIEENMPDVKVVYTRKTDVFVELADRAGIANKHGADLFISVHCNASAPSAYGTEVWTMGPHKTDANLSVAKRENAVILQEDNYKERYSGFDPTSPQSHILFSLYQSAHMVNSLRFAQKVDRQFRTTVARHSRGVKQAGFLVLWKSTMPSVLIEAGFLTNRTEEQYLNDKSGQSYMASGIYRAFRDYKTELEAMNGE; translated from the coding sequence GTGCGGAATATTGTCGCTCTTTGCCTGTCGGGTCTGCTTTTTCTTTCGGGCTCGTCGGGCGCCGTGGTTCCGGGTGCGCCCGGCGTGCCCCGGCCCAAGTATCATTTGCGCACTGTAGTGCTCGATGCCGGCCACGGTGGCAAGGACCGGGGCTGCACCGGCGTGAAGGCCCGCGAGGCCGATGTGGCCCTGAAAATCATCCTGGAGCTGGGCCAGCTCATCGAGGAGAATATGCCCGACGTGAAGGTGGTGTACACCCGCAAGACCGACGTGTTTGTGGAGCTGGCCGACCGGGCCGGCATTGCCAACAAGCACGGAGCCGACCTGTTCATCTCGGTCCACTGCAACGCCAGCGCTCCGTCGGCCTACGGTACGGAGGTCTGGACGATGGGGCCGCACAAGACCGACGCCAACCTGTCGGTGGCCAAGCGCGAAAATGCCGTAATCTTGCAGGAAGACAACTACAAGGAGCGCTACAGCGGCTTCGACCCGACTTCCCCGCAGAGCCACATCCTGTTTTCGCTCTACCAGAGTGCCCACATGGTCAACAGCCTGCGCTTCGCCCAGAAAGTCGACCGGCAGTTTCGCACCACCGTGGCCCGGCACTCGCGCGGGGTGAAGCAGGCCGGGTTTCTGGTGCTCTGGAAATCAACCATGCCCTCGGTGCTGATTGAAGCTGGCTTTCTGACCAACCGCACCGAGGAGCAGTATCTAAACGATAAGTCCGGGCAATCGTATATGGCCTCGGGCATCTACCGGGCTTTCCGGGATTATAAAACCGAATTGGAAGCCATGAATGGAGAATAA
- a CDS encoding MlaD family protein encodes MSKEIKVALLGIVALAALYIGFNFLKGSNLLSSDRTYYAKYDNVDGLTVGNPVILNGIKVGQVKNMELLPQDRNRIRVSLELQKGITVGDSTVASLSGSLLGSKTITLFLGKNSKVYDGGEELKSYTVASITDAFQAKALPVLGTVDSTLMKVNGFLSKEAKVSLQATLLNAQGSTEALKNLLIMNQRNINQITTNMAKLTAELNKTSTKFDRIASNFSQLSDSLKNAPVGPAMRKLNATMTEAQSSMTNLNKALTDQKGSLGKLINNDSLYTNLNATAASSNALLVDLKANPKRYVHFSVFGGGGKDKTKKETTKKPGGEIKVEEKKVETTPSIGATDSTVK; translated from the coding sequence GTGTCGAAAGAAATTAAAGTAGCCCTGCTGGGCATTGTTGCCCTGGCAGCCTTATATATCGGGTTCAACTTTCTGAAGGGCAGCAACCTGCTTTCCTCGGACCGCACCTACTACGCCAAGTACGACAACGTGGACGGCCTGACCGTGGGTAACCCGGTTATCCTCAACGGTATCAAGGTGGGGCAGGTCAAGAACATGGAGCTGCTGCCCCAGGACCGCAACCGCATCCGCGTGTCGCTCGAGCTGCAGAAAGGCATCACCGTCGGCGACTCGACCGTGGCCAGCCTCTCGGGCTCGTTGCTGGGCAGCAAAACCATCACCCTGTTTCTGGGCAAGAACTCGAAGGTGTACGACGGGGGTGAGGAGCTCAAATCCTACACCGTGGCCAGCATCACCGACGCCTTCCAGGCCAAGGCCCTGCCCGTGCTCGGCACCGTCGATTCGACGCTGATGAAGGTCAATGGCTTTCTGAGCAAAGAAGCCAAGGTGAGCTTGCAGGCCACCCTGCTCAACGCCCAGGGCTCGACGGAGGCCTTGAAAAACCTGCTGATTATGAATCAGCGCAACATCAACCAGATTACCACCAACATGGCCAAGCTCACGGCTGAGCTGAACAAGACCAGCACCAAGTTTGACCGGATTGCCTCCAACTTCTCCCAGCTCAGCGACTCGCTCAAAAACGCCCCCGTGGGGCCGGCCATGCGCAAGCTCAACGCCACCATGACCGAGGCCCAAAGCTCGATGACCAACCTCAACAAGGCCCTGACCGACCAGAAAGGCTCCTTGGGCAAGCTCATCAACAACGACTCGCTCTATACCAACCTCAACGCCACGGCCGCCAGCTCCAACGCCCTGCTCGTGGACCTGAAGGCCAACCCCAAGCGCTACGTGCACTTCTCCGTGTTCGGGGGTGGGGGCAAGGACAAGACCAAGAAAGAAACCACCAAGAAGCCCGGCGGCGAAATCAAAGTGGAGGAGAAGAAAGTGGAAACTACGCCCAGCATCGGCGCCACCGACTCCACCGTAAAATAG
- a CDS encoding acyl-CoA carboxylase subunit beta: protein MNLEFNKNEDSIKQLTFQLSQRLKKVQLGGGEKRIAAHKAKGKLTARERIEYLIDKGSATVEIGAFAGEGMYKEEGGCPSGGVVVVIGYVQGRQCVIVANDATVKAGAWFPITAKKNLRAQEISIENKLPIIYLVDSAGVYLPMQDEIFPDKEHFGRIFRNNAVMSSMGIVQLAAIMGPCVAGGAYLPIMSDEAMIVDGTGSVFLAGSYLVKSAIGETIDNETLGGATTHSEISGVTDYKFATDEECLDHIRNIFDKLGANPTAGFSRKAPVAPAKDEKEILGLLPSDRVKPYDMMDIIERLVDNSEFEPYKDLYGQTLLCGLARIDGWAVGIVANQRKIVKTKKGAMQMGGVIYSDSADKAARFIMNCNQKKIPLVFLHDVSGFMVGSQSEHGGIIKDGAKMVNAMANSVVPKFSVVIGNSYGAGNYAMCGKAYDPRLIVAWPTAQLAVMSGAAAANTLLQIQVASLKAKGEEITPEAEKELLDRIKARYEEQLSPYYAAARLWVDAVIDPLETRKVISEGISMANHAPIEKAYNVGVIQV, encoded by the coding sequence ATGAACCTGGAATTCAACAAGAACGAAGACAGCATTAAGCAGCTTACTTTTCAACTTTCCCAGCGCCTGAAGAAGGTGCAGCTCGGCGGCGGTGAGAAGCGCATTGCCGCCCACAAGGCCAAAGGCAAGCTTACGGCCCGGGAGCGGATTGAGTATTTGATTGACAAAGGCTCGGCTACGGTCGAAATCGGGGCGTTTGCCGGGGAGGGAATGTATAAGGAAGAAGGCGGCTGCCCCTCGGGCGGCGTGGTGGTCGTTATCGGCTACGTGCAGGGCCGGCAGTGCGTCATTGTGGCCAACGATGCCACGGTGAAGGCCGGGGCCTGGTTTCCGATTACGGCCAAAAAAAACCTGCGGGCCCAGGAAATCAGCATCGAAAACAAGCTGCCCATCATTTACCTTGTCGACTCGGCCGGGGTGTATCTGCCGATGCAGGACGAAATCTTCCCCGACAAGGAGCACTTCGGCCGCATTTTCCGCAACAACGCCGTGATGAGCTCCATGGGCATCGTGCAGCTGGCCGCCATTATGGGCCCCTGCGTGGCCGGCGGGGCGTATCTGCCCATTATGTCCGACGAGGCCATGATTGTGGACGGCACCGGCTCGGTATTTCTGGCGGGCTCCTACCTGGTGAAGTCGGCCATCGGTGAAACCATCGACAACGAAACCCTGGGCGGGGCTACCACGCACTCCGAAATTTCGGGCGTGACGGACTACAAGTTTGCCACCGACGAGGAGTGCCTGGACCACATCCGCAACATCTTCGACAAGCTCGGAGCCAACCCCACGGCCGGCTTCTCGCGCAAAGCGCCCGTGGCCCCGGCCAAGGACGAGAAGGAAATCCTGGGCTTGCTGCCCTCGGACCGCGTGAAGCCCTACGACATGATGGACATCATCGAGCGGCTGGTCGACAACTCGGAGTTTGAGCCGTACAAGGACCTCTACGGCCAGACGCTGCTCTGCGGCCTGGCCCGCATTGATGGCTGGGCCGTGGGCATCGTGGCCAACCAGCGCAAGATCGTGAAGACCAAGAAGGGCGCCATGCAGATGGGCGGCGTTATCTACTCCGACTCGGCCGACAAAGCCGCGCGCTTTATCATGAACTGCAACCAGAAGAAGATTCCGCTGGTGTTCCTGCACGACGTGTCGGGCTTCATGGTGGGCTCCCAATCCGAGCACGGCGGCATTATCAAGGACGGGGCGAAGATGGTGAATGCCATGGCCAACTCGGTGGTGCCCAAGTTCTCGGTCGTTATCGGCAACAGCTACGGGGCCGGCAACTACGCCATGTGCGGCAAGGCCTACGACCCCCGCCTCATCGTGGCCTGGCCCACGGCCCAGCTGGCCGTAATGAGCGGGGCCGCCGCCGCCAATACTTTGCTCCAGATTCAGGTGGCTTCCCTCAAAGCCAAAGGCGAGGAAATCACGCCCGAAGCCGAAAAGGAGCTCCTGGACCGCATCAAGGCCCGCTACGAGGAGCAGCTCTCGCCCTACTACGCGGCAGCCCGTCTCTGGGTCGACGCCGTTATTGACCCGCTGGAAACGCGGAAGGTTATTTCGGAGGGTATTTCAATGGCGAATCACGCGCCCATTGAGAAGGCCTATAACGTGGGCGTGATTCAGGTGTGA
- a CDS encoding TIR domain-containing protein, translated as MTKVSGKEIVALKNRVCSLFTHDDWLDIAYITGSEELVKGHYRLLQSLHFRDDDYERSALEVLKSIADQDKNNIQEIRDFIESKYPDNIELKSPLTTGLPKLPPAPQLPNPPTYPKISLMSPAKNQFEVSQQKDMDIFISHSSQDANVAKLLIDLIRAAFNMSARRIRCTSVDGYRLPAGASTDEQLKKEVHDAKVMVALISASSMDSTYVLFELGARWATSLPFVPLVTNNLGTQLLKGPLGGINALNISSTAQVHQLISDLSSFLKLESESPAVYQDKIEVLVETLLNGVLPIEAEKIRSVSSVSDIDSIKSYCESQWPEDFSMRIHCVKVQKEAAANMKEPKPSDIPNTVFQNIIDKAVREWPDDYTMQVHSRDEQIAAYRELQSM; from the coding sequence ATGACTAAGGTCAGTGGTAAAGAAATTGTCGCTCTAAAGAATAGAGTCTGTAGTCTGTTCACACATGATGATTGGTTAGATATTGCTTATATCACTGGTTCAGAGGAGTTGGTCAAAGGGCATTATAGGTTATTGCAAAGTTTGCATTTCAGAGATGACGATTACGAACGAAGTGCATTGGAGGTGTTGAAGAGTATCGCTGATCAAGATAAAAATAACATACAGGAAATAAGAGACTTTATAGAAAGTAAGTATCCTGACAATATCGAACTGAAATCACCTCTAACAACTGGGCTGCCTAAGTTGCCGCCAGCTCCTCAGCTTCCTAATCCACCAACGTATCCAAAAATCTCACTTATGTCTCCTGCCAAAAATCAATTTGAAGTATCTCAGCAGAAGGATATGGATATATTTATTAGTCATAGCAGTCAAGATGCTAACGTTGCAAAACTTTTGATTGACTTGATTAGAGCTGCATTTAATATGTCTGCAAGAAGAATTAGATGCACGAGCGTAGATGGTTATCGTCTGCCCGCTGGTGCATCAACTGATGAACAATTGAAAAAGGAAGTGCATGATGCTAAAGTAATGGTGGCTTTGATTTCGGCAAGCAGTATGGATTCTACATACGTACTCTTCGAACTTGGAGCAAGGTGGGCTACATCTCTTCCATTTGTTCCGCTAGTAACTAATAATCTAGGGACTCAACTTCTCAAAGGCCCATTAGGTGGTATTAATGCTCTTAATATATCTAGTACAGCGCAAGTTCATCAACTGATTAGTGACTTGTCTAGTTTCTTAAAATTAGAAAGCGAATCTCCAGCAGTATATCAGGATAAGATAGAAGTACTAGTAGAAACTTTGCTGAATGGAGTACTTCCAATAGAGGCCGAGAAAATCCGTAGTGTGAGTAGCGTATCTGATATTGATAGTATCAAGAGTTATTGTGAAAGCCAATGGCCAGAAGATTTTTCGATGCGAATACATTGTGTAAAAGTGCAAAAGGAAGCAGCAGCCAATATGAAAGAACCTAAACCATCAGATATTCCGAATACAGTTTTTCAAAATATCATTGATAAAGCTGTTCGAGAATGGCCTGATGATTATACAATGCAAGTCCATTCTAGAGACGAACAAATAGCAGCATATAGGGAGCTGCAAAGCATGTAA
- a CDS encoding HPP family protein: MQRRLRRQARHVKLIIYEETLFDYKEHIWTFLGSFVGIGLIGLLNSYVLERTDTLWIIGSFGATSVLLYGHINSPLAQPRNLIGGHLIGAFIGVTVQKLVGGELWLAAALAVSLTIVVMQITKTLHPPGGATALVATIGSAQLKALGYWYMLMPVLTGVVILLLVALVFNNITSTRRYPRNKHWYKIWRRRYI, encoded by the coding sequence ATGCAAAGACGATTGCGGCGGCAGGCCCGCCACGTAAAGCTGATTATCTACGAGGAAACCCTGTTCGACTACAAGGAGCACATCTGGACGTTTCTGGGCTCTTTCGTGGGTATCGGGCTCATTGGCCTGCTGAACAGCTACGTGCTGGAGCGCACTGATACGCTCTGGATCATTGGGTCGTTCGGGGCTACTTCGGTTCTGCTCTACGGCCACATCAATTCCCCGCTGGCCCAGCCCCGCAACCTCATTGGCGGCCACCTGATTGGGGCCTTTATCGGCGTCACGGTGCAGAAGCTGGTGGGCGGGGAGCTGTGGCTGGCCGCGGCCCTGGCCGTGTCCTTGACCATTGTGGTCATGCAGATCACCAAGACCCTGCACCCGCCCGGCGGCGCTACGGCCCTGGTGGCTACCATTGGCTCGGCCCAGCTCAAGGCCCTGGGCTACTGGTATATGCTGATGCCGGTGCTGACGGGCGTCGTTATTCTATTGCTGGTGGCCCTGGTGTTCAACAACATTACCAGCACCCGCCGCTACCCCCGCAACAAGCACTGGTATAAGATCTGGCGCCGCCGCTATATCTAG
- a CDS encoding DUF2268 domain-containing putative Zn-dependent protease (predicted Zn-dependent protease with a strongly conserved HExxH motif), giving the protein MQRIVSLLLVAGSISTAVAQGARPQKVFTEDIDRFWVAYDSVQTTTDHARQLAFVTDLYIRPGTVGLADFIKVRNNSAERWVTLITKYPRFWASIRPNTLAVKNSAKDFEQSIRRFKRLYPELRDASIYFTVGGLNSGGTVNGNKVLIGTEIATGNAQTDVSEFTNPWLGSVFKAQALNNIVSLNVHEYVHTQQQPTEDMNLLGQALKEGACDFITELVIRRPLQTNYLIYGNAHEKELKEAFKQEMLTANYSRWLYNGSNAGPTSDLGYFMGYTICRAYYAQARNKRQAIKEIIELTYADPAATEGFLRQSGYYPEGWEKAAPR; this is encoded by the coding sequence ATGCAAAGAATAGTTAGCCTGTTGCTGGTGGCCGGCAGCATCAGCACGGCGGTAGCCCAGGGGGCCCGCCCGCAGAAAGTGTTTACCGAGGATATCGACCGGTTCTGGGTGGCCTACGATAGTGTGCAAACCACCACCGACCATGCCCGGCAGCTGGCCTTCGTTACCGATCTGTACATCAGGCCGGGGACCGTAGGGCTGGCCGACTTCATAAAAGTACGGAACAATTCGGCCGAAAGATGGGTGACGCTGATCACCAAGTACCCCCGGTTCTGGGCCTCGATTCGGCCTAATACGCTGGCCGTAAAAAACAGCGCCAAGGATTTTGAGCAAAGCATCCGGCGGTTTAAGCGCCTGTATCCGGAGCTGCGCGATGCCAGCATTTACTTTACCGTGGGCGGGTTGAACTCGGGCGGCACGGTGAATGGGAATAAGGTGCTTATCGGGACGGAAATAGCCACGGGCAATGCCCAAACGGACGTATCGGAGTTTACCAACCCCTGGCTGGGTTCGGTCTTCAAGGCGCAGGCCCTGAATAATATCGTGTCGCTGAACGTGCACGAGTACGTGCATACCCAGCAGCAACCCACCGAGGATATGAACTTGCTGGGGCAGGCGCTGAAGGAAGGAGCCTGCGACTTTATTACGGAGCTGGTGATACGCCGGCCCCTGCAAACCAATTACCTCATCTACGGAAATGCCCACGAGAAGGAGCTAAAGGAAGCCTTCAAGCAGGAAATGCTGACTGCCAACTATAGCCGGTGGCTCTACAACGGGTCCAACGCCGGCCCCACCTCCGACCTGGGCTACTTCATGGGCTATACCATCTGCCGGGCCTATTATGCCCAGGCCCGCAACAAGCGGCAGGCCATCAAAGAAATCATCGAGCTGACGTACGCCGACCCGGCTGCCACGGAAGGCTTTCTGAGGCAGTCGGGCTATTACCCGGAAGGATGGGAAAAGGCCGCCCCCCGTTAG
- the poxB gene encoding ubiquinone-dependent pyruvate dehydrogenase — MAKKTVSEIIVDTLIAAGVTRVYGVVGDSLNGITDVIRAREGIEWVHVRNEEAGAFAAGAEAHVTGSLAVCAGSCGPGNTHLLNGLYDCHRSRVPVLAIAAQIPSVEIGSQYFQETHPEVTFKECSAYCELIGHPDQAVRCTEIAIQTALTQRGVAVLVVPGDVSHQQAEAPEPRLPVLRSKATLVPGIEELRAAADLLNTSAKVTIMAGAGCAQAHAELLQVAEMLGAPVVHALRGKEYVEPNNPYDVGMSGLLGFTSGYEALMVADAMLMLGTDFPYVQFLPQEARTVQVDVRGEHIGRRARVEVGLIGDVAATLQALLPLLNHKSDRRHLEKALDHYREARRDLDELATGEAGDTSMHPQYVARLLNEQAAEDAIFTCDVGTPTIWAARYLQFNGKRRLVGSFNHGSMANAMPQALGAQLAFPGRQVIALAGDGGFAMLMGELLTLKQLNTPVKVVIFNNNSLAFVELEMKASGILQYGTDLENPNFAALAEAAGIRGIRVTDPADLPAALAEMLAHPGPVILDAVVKRTELSMPPTIQKEQVLGFSLYTLKAIMSGRGDEVLELAKTNLLR; from the coding sequence ATGGCTAAGAAAACTGTCTCCGAAATTATTGTCGATACCCTGATTGCCGCCGGCGTAACCCGGGTCTACGGCGTGGTGGGCGACTCGCTCAATGGCATTACCGACGTTATCCGGGCCCGGGAAGGCATCGAGTGGGTGCATGTGCGCAACGAGGAAGCCGGAGCCTTTGCCGCCGGGGCCGAGGCTCACGTGACGGGCAGCCTGGCCGTGTGCGCCGGCTCCTGCGGGCCCGGCAACACCCATTTGCTCAACGGCCTCTACGACTGCCACCGCAGCCGGGTGCCGGTGCTGGCCATTGCCGCCCAGATTCCCAGCGTTGAAATCGGTAGCCAGTATTTTCAGGAAACCCACCCCGAAGTTACCTTCAAGGAGTGCAGCGCCTACTGTGAGCTCATCGGCCACCCCGACCAAGCCGTGCGCTGCACCGAAATAGCCATCCAGACGGCCCTGACCCAGCGCGGCGTGGCGGTGCTGGTCGTGCCCGGCGACGTTAGCCACCAGCAGGCCGAAGCCCCCGAGCCCCGCCTGCCGGTGCTGCGCAGCAAAGCCACCCTGGTGCCCGGCATTGAGGAGTTGCGGGCTGCCGCCGACTTGCTCAACACCAGCGCCAAAGTCACCATTATGGCCGGGGCCGGCTGCGCCCAGGCCCACGCCGAGCTGCTGCAAGTGGCCGAAATGCTGGGCGCGCCTGTCGTCCATGCCCTGCGCGGCAAAGAGTACGTGGAGCCCAACAACCCCTACGACGTGGGAATGAGCGGCCTGCTGGGCTTCACTTCCGGCTACGAGGCCCTGATGGTCGCCGACGCCATGCTCATGCTCGGCACCGATTTTCCCTACGTCCAGTTTCTGCCCCAGGAAGCCCGCACCGTGCAGGTCGACGTGCGCGGCGAGCATATCGGCCGCCGCGCCCGGGTCGAAGTGGGCCTCATTGGCGACGTGGCCGCGACGCTGCAGGCTTTGCTGCCCTTGCTGAATCATAAGTCGGACCGCCGCCACCTGGAAAAGGCCCTCGACCATTACCGGGAAGCCCGCCGGGACCTCGACGAGCTGGCCACCGGGGAAGCTGGCGACACGAGCATGCACCCGCAGTACGTGGCCCGTTTGCTGAATGAGCAGGCCGCCGAAGACGCCATTTTCACCTGCGACGTAGGCACGCCCACCATCTGGGCCGCCCGGTATCTACAGTTTAATGGCAAGCGCCGCCTCGTGGGCTCCTTCAACCACGGCAGCATGGCCAACGCCATGCCCCAGGCCCTGGGCGCCCAGCTGGCCTTTCCCGGACGTCAGGTTATTGCCCTGGCCGGCGACGGAGGCTTTGCCATGCTCATGGGCGAGCTGCTGACGCTGAAGCAACTCAACACCCCGGTCAAAGTCGTCATCTTCAACAACAACAGCCTGGCCTTCGTGGAGCTGGAAATGAAGGCCTCGGGCATCCTGCAGTACGGCACCGATTTGGAAAATCCCAACTTCGCGGCCCTGGCCGAAGCGGCCGGCATCCGTGGCATCCGCGTCACCGACCCCGCCGACTTGCCCGCCGCCCTGGCCGAAATGCTGGCCCACCCCGGCCCGGTTATCCTCGACGCGGTAGTGAAGCGCACCGAGCTATCCATGCCGCCCACCATTCAGAAAGAGCAGGTGCTCGGCTTCAGCCTCTACACGCTCAAGGCCATTATGAGCGGCCGGGGCGACGAAGTGCTGGAGCTGGCCAAAACCAATCTGCTGCGGTAA